A window of Ignicoccus hospitalis KIN4/I contains these coding sequences:
- a CDS encoding PINc/VapC family ATPase, which produces MEKEVYVPDLNAVQRGLLTRLVEQGLLYGTLLIPSTLIKEIERQAKEGLASGMAALEELTKLRELEMQGLVNIEVVEVKERDVDDAVRKVAKEKNATLVTGDRVQALVATTMGIEVFFAGEYRPAKLKFEEFFDEETMSIHLKEGDVPKAKKGRPGEWEMVPLSNEVLDAATLENMALEIMETARSRRDAYVEVDRPGTTVVQLGKYRIVITRPPLSDGWEITAVRPIAKLSLEDYDLPEKLIRRLEDRAEGILIAGAPGAGKTTFAQALTEYYARKGKVVKTIESPRDMVLPPSVTQYSKEHTSVKELYAILLLSRPDYTIFDEMRTDEDFKLYMDLRMAGIGMVGVVHATTPIDAVQRLIGRVELGMIPSIVDTVIFIDSGSVAKVYELQMTVKLPTGLREADLARPVVEVRDFLTGELEYEIYTWGEQTMVVPVKRVAKRGEEKILAYVYRVLPEATSVEVKDGVVVVTVPKWAGKNVLKKAKKLKKLEDRLGMRIKVKYE; this is translated from the coding sequence GTGGAGAAAGAGGTCTACGTCCCGGACCTCAACGCGGTCCAGAGGGGGCTGCTCACGAGGCTCGTGGAGCAGGGCCTCCTCTACGGGACCTTGTTGATACCTTCAACCTTGATCAAGGAAATAGAGAGGCAAGCGAAGGAGGGGCTCGCCTCCGGCATGGCGGCGTTGGAGGAGTTGACCAAGCTCAGGGAGCTCGAGATGCAAGGGCTCGTTAACATAGAGGTCGTAGAGGTAAAGGAGAGGGACGTAGATGACGCAGTTAGGAAGGTCGCCAAAGAGAAAAACGCCACGTTGGTCACTGGGGACAGAGTACAAGCGCTCGTTGCCACGACTATGGGCATAGAAGTGTTCTTCGCGGGCGAGTACAGGCCGGCGAAGCTGAAGTTCGAGGAGTTCTTCGACGAGGAGACTATGAGCATTCACTTGAAGGAGGGAGACGTGCCCAAGGCTAAGAAGGGGAGGCCGGGGGAGTGGGAGATGGTCCCCCTCTCCAATGAGGTGTTGGACGCGGCGACGTTGGAAAACATGGCCCTCGAGATAATGGAAACTGCCAGGTCCCGGAGGGACGCCTACGTTGAGGTAGATAGGCCCGGCACGACGGTGGTGCAGCTCGGGAAGTATAGGATAGTGATCACCAGGCCTCCCCTCTCGGACGGGTGGGAGATAACCGCGGTCAGGCCGATAGCGAAGTTGAGCTTGGAAGACTACGACTTGCCGGAGAAGCTGATAAGGAGGTTGGAGGACAGGGCGGAAGGAATACTCATAGCCGGCGCCCCCGGCGCGGGCAAGACTACCTTCGCCCAAGCCCTCACCGAGTACTACGCCAGGAAGGGGAAGGTGGTCAAAACCATAGAGTCCCCGAGGGACATGGTCCTCCCTCCGAGCGTCACTCAGTACTCTAAGGAGCACACGAGCGTGAAGGAGCTTTACGCGATACTCTTGTTGTCGAGGCCGGACTACACCATATTCGACGAGATGAGGACCGACGAGGACTTCAAACTATACATGGACCTCAGGATGGCCGGAATAGGCATGGTAGGGGTAGTCCACGCCACCACCCCGATAGACGCGGTCCAGAGGCTGATAGGGAGGGTGGAGCTGGGGATGATACCCAGCATCGTAGACACCGTGATATTCATAGACAGCGGGAGCGTGGCGAAGGTCTACGAGCTCCAGATGACCGTCAAGCTCCCCACGGGGCTCCGGGAGGCGGACCTAGCGAGGCCGGTAGTGGAGGTGAGGGACTTCTTGACCGGGGAGTTGGAGTACGAGATCTACACTTGGGGCGAACAGACGATGGTGGTCCCGGTCAAGAGAGTTGCGAAGAGGGGCGAGGAGAAGATCTTAGCTTACGTCTACAGGGTCCTCCCGGAGGCGACCTCCGTGGAGGTGAAGGACGGGGTCGTGGTGGTGACCGTGCCGAAGTGGGCCGGGAAGAACGTCTTAAAAAAGGCGAAGAAGTTGAAGAAGCTGGAGGACCGGTTGGGAATGAGAATAAAGGTCAAGTACGAGTGA
- the purL gene encoding phosphoribosylformylglycinamidine synthase subunit PurL, with product MPLTEEELKLIEETLGRKPNQVELAMFEAQWSEHCSYKSSRKHLRKLKMDSPWVVKGGDAAVVDFGSVYVAFRIESHNHPSAVDPYNGAATGVGGIIRDILSSGAKPIALLDDLIFGDLDENLVKWHVKGVVKGISDYGNRVGVPTVGGETWFDPDFTRNPMVSVACVGVCPKDKLINGTPRPGDLIVIAGNYTGKDGLLGSSFASKNLEEGVEEEYAAIQVPDPLMEKLLIDSILEMRDERLLVFVKDLGGGGLATALSEVAASFGLGVEARLDALHLREPMEAWEIVVSESQERMMLVIRPEDLERAKKVLEKYDVPYSVIGKFTDTGRVVLYYNGEKVADLPAKFLAEGPELDRPYERPKWHLELELLPPLPEVDLGDAIRKVLSSPNVASKRWIYEQYDHEVQIRTVVKPGEGDAAVLRLLEDPPKGIAVATDSNPRYTFLDPLWGAADVFLEAYRNVVASGARPLAAVDQVDAGSPERPDRFWFFVRMIDGLAWVEREVDVPIVGGKVSFYNEDDVTGKQIKPTVMITMIGKVENVYNAKRARAEEGDLLVLVGETFPELGGSEFLWSVHKLVRGKPPVPRPSTEARVAERILKAIKVSGVTGVHDVSVGGLAAAVAELAKGFGATLELDKVKGPWKRPEEALFSESGARYLLAVKPEAAEEVLKVTGGTVVGKVGGGPLRVLLNGKEVASVDDFEDLLENGMTSRLV from the coding sequence TTGCCGCTCACGGAAGAGGAGCTGAAGCTCATTGAAGAGACTCTGGGGAGGAAGCCGAACCAAGTGGAGCTCGCCATGTTCGAGGCGCAGTGGAGCGAGCACTGTTCCTACAAGAGCTCGAGGAAGCACTTGAGGAAGCTGAAGATGGACTCGCCGTGGGTCGTGAAGGGCGGCGACGCGGCGGTGGTGGACTTCGGCTCGGTTTACGTTGCTTTTAGAATAGAGAGCCACAACCACCCCTCTGCGGTGGACCCCTACAACGGGGCGGCCACGGGGGTTGGAGGTATAATTAGAGACATCCTGAGCTCCGGCGCGAAGCCTATAGCGCTCCTCGACGACCTAATATTCGGAGACTTGGACGAGAATTTGGTCAAGTGGCACGTTAAGGGGGTCGTAAAGGGGATATCCGACTACGGCAACAGGGTGGGCGTTCCTACGGTCGGCGGGGAGACTTGGTTCGACCCCGACTTCACGAGGAACCCGATGGTCTCCGTAGCTTGTGTGGGCGTGTGCCCCAAGGACAAACTCATAAACGGCACCCCTAGGCCGGGCGACCTAATAGTAATCGCCGGAAACTACACGGGCAAGGACGGCCTATTGGGTTCCTCGTTCGCCTCTAAGAACTTGGAGGAGGGGGTGGAGGAGGAGTACGCGGCGATACAAGTCCCCGACCCCCTCATGGAGAAGCTCTTGATCGATTCGATATTGGAAATGAGGGACGAGAGGCTGTTGGTTTTCGTGAAGGACTTGGGCGGCGGAGGGCTCGCGACGGCCCTCAGCGAGGTCGCGGCGAGCTTCGGCTTGGGGGTGGAGGCGCGGCTCGACGCTTTACACTTGCGCGAGCCCATGGAAGCTTGGGAAATAGTAGTTTCGGAGAGCCAAGAGAGGATGATGTTGGTAATTAGGCCGGAGGACCTAGAGAGGGCGAAGAAGGTGCTCGAAAAGTACGACGTCCCCTACAGCGTCATAGGGAAGTTCACGGACACCGGGAGGGTGGTCTTGTATTACAACGGCGAGAAGGTGGCGGACTTGCCGGCCAAGTTCTTGGCCGAGGGCCCGGAGCTGGACAGGCCTTACGAGAGGCCCAAGTGGCACCTCGAGCTGGAGCTCCTCCCCCCGCTCCCCGAGGTAGATCTGGGGGACGCGATCAGAAAGGTGCTGAGCTCTCCGAACGTGGCCTCTAAGAGGTGGATATACGAGCAGTACGACCACGAGGTCCAGATAAGGACCGTGGTGAAGCCCGGCGAGGGGGACGCGGCGGTACTGAGGCTCTTGGAGGACCCCCCTAAGGGAATAGCCGTAGCTACGGACTCCAACCCCCGTTACACGTTCTTGGACCCGCTCTGGGGCGCGGCGGACGTCTTTCTGGAGGCCTACCGGAACGTGGTGGCCTCGGGGGCCAGGCCGCTGGCCGCGGTGGACCAAGTGGACGCGGGCAGCCCGGAGAGGCCCGACCGCTTCTGGTTCTTCGTGAGGATGATCGACGGACTGGCTTGGGTGGAACGGGAGGTGGACGTACCCATAGTGGGGGGCAAGGTGAGCTTCTACAACGAGGACGACGTAACTGGCAAGCAGATAAAGCCGACTGTCATGATAACGATGATAGGAAAGGTGGAGAACGTCTACAACGCGAAGAGGGCCCGCGCGGAGGAGGGCGACCTCTTGGTTCTGGTAGGCGAGACCTTCCCGGAGCTGGGAGGGAGCGAGTTCCTGTGGAGCGTCCACAAGCTCGTGAGGGGGAAGCCTCCCGTCCCGAGGCCCTCTACCGAAGCGAGGGTAGCGGAGAGGATACTCAAGGCAATAAAGGTATCCGGGGTCACGGGGGTCCACGACGTGTCCGTCGGGGGCTTGGCGGCGGCGGTGGCGGAGCTCGCGAAGGGGTTCGGGGCCACGCTCGAGTTGGACAAGGTCAAGGGGCCTTGGAAGAGGCCCGAGGAGGCGCTGTTCTCCGAGAGCGGGGCTAGGTACTTGTTGGCGGTTAAGCCGGAAGCCGCGGAGGAGGTCTTGAAGGTCACCGGAGGTACGGTAGTCGGTAAGGTGGGCGGGGGCCCGCTGAGGGTGCTCTTGAATGGGAAAGAAGTGGCCTCGGTGGACGACTTCGAGGACCTCTTGGAGAACGGCATGACCTCCCGCCTAGTCTAG
- a CDS encoding methanogen output domain 1-containing protein: MSPEEFDKETVAKVFANFAEKFMFDTLPKNLKKYVGEGAATALIFNIVKEGAKETMGEELKKMIKVESLKDAMKACYLPYKLVGMEFEYEEAEEGDEYVFKVTKCPHFKYTKDMPFACAACAAIKAGIIEKLEDKPVQIVFKGTRRLGSREPGILIEVVKHMPSGDPYCEFRLKELPRQGQS, translated from the coding sequence TTGAGCCCGGAGGAGTTCGATAAGGAAACTGTTGCTAAGGTCTTCGCCAACTTCGCCGAGAAGTTCATGTTCGACACCCTCCCCAAGAACTTAAAGAAGTACGTCGGAGAGGGGGCGGCGACCGCGTTGATCTTCAACATAGTTAAGGAAGGTGCCAAGGAAACCATGGGAGAGGAGCTGAAGAAGATGATAAAGGTAGAGAGTCTGAAGGACGCCATGAAGGCTTGTTATTTGCCCTACAAGCTCGTAGGCATGGAGTTCGAGTACGAGGAGGCCGAGGAGGGCGACGAGTACGTCTTCAAAGTCACTAAGTGTCCGCACTTCAAGTACACCAAGGACATGCCCTTCGCTTGCGCCGCGTGCGCGGCGATAAAGGCCGGTATAATAGAGAAGCTCGAGGACAAGCCCGTCCAAATAGTGTTCAAGGGGACCAGGAGGCTCGGCAGCCGCGAGCCCGGGATCTTGATAGAAGTAGTCAAGCACATGCCCTCCGGAGACCCCTACTGCGAGTTCCGGTTGAAGGAGCTACCCAGACAAGGCCAGAGTTAG
- the lysS gene encoding homocitrate synthase: MVTPFSDELRKYRPAFERVKILDATLREGEQTPGVSFTIDQKLEIAKKLDEIGVHMIEAGHPAVAPDVYEAVRRIAWMKKEGEIRAEVVAHSRAVKSDIDKAAETEADRIAIFYGVSDIHLNAKHKKTREEALSIIGEMVEYAKGYGVKVRFTAEDASRADLQYLEQVVKTARDAGADRVSLADTVGVLTPWTAQKFFEHMVKAVPNVEYDIHAHNDLGMALATAFGAVMGGATAVHVTVNGLGERVGIVPLQLFAVAVKVHFDVELVKLSGLMELTRMVERYSGIEVPYNMPVIGDYAFLHKAGVHVAGILADPRTYEAFPPEMIGRSRDYVIDKYTGKKAVKAKLEKLGIKVDDDTLMKILEEIKRSNLRFLTDDALISIAEKVSGKVLRPKATENVEAVVWVKVDSNAFTGSVARRLSNIEGVKEVSEVTGDYDLLVRIEAPDHKVLNTILDTVRGMKGIVGTHTQIVLKKLEK, encoded by the coding sequence TTGGTGACGCCGTTCTCAGATGAGCTGAGAAAGTACAGGCCGGCGTTCGAACGGGTTAAGATACTTGACGCCACCTTGAGGGAGGGGGAGCAGACCCCGGGCGTCTCCTTCACTATAGACCAGAAGCTGGAGATAGCGAAGAAGCTGGACGAGATAGGCGTCCACATGATAGAGGCCGGCCACCCGGCGGTGGCGCCGGACGTGTACGAGGCCGTGAGGAGGATAGCGTGGATGAAGAAGGAGGGGGAGATAAGGGCCGAGGTCGTGGCCCACAGCAGGGCGGTCAAGAGCGACATAGACAAGGCCGCGGAGACCGAAGCGGATAGGATAGCCATCTTCTACGGGGTCAGCGACATACACTTGAACGCTAAACACAAGAAGACGAGGGAAGAGGCCCTCAGCATAATCGGCGAAATGGTGGAGTACGCGAAGGGTTACGGCGTGAAGGTAAGGTTCACCGCCGAGGACGCCTCGAGGGCGGACTTGCAGTACTTGGAGCAAGTGGTCAAGACCGCGAGGGACGCGGGGGCGGACAGGGTGAGCTTGGCCGACACGGTAGGGGTACTAACCCCGTGGACCGCTCAGAAGTTCTTCGAACACATGGTAAAGGCAGTCCCTAACGTTGAATACGACATCCACGCTCACAATGACTTAGGCATGGCGCTGGCCACGGCGTTCGGGGCGGTAATGGGAGGGGCCACGGCAGTACACGTGACAGTAAACGGGCTGGGCGAGAGGGTGGGCATAGTCCCCCTCCAGCTCTTCGCGGTGGCGGTGAAGGTACACTTCGACGTGGAGCTGGTGAAGCTGAGCGGCCTGATGGAGTTGACGAGGATGGTCGAGCGCTACTCCGGCATAGAGGTCCCCTACAACATGCCGGTCATAGGCGACTACGCGTTCTTGCACAAGGCCGGCGTCCACGTGGCCGGCATACTGGCAGACCCGAGGACCTACGAGGCCTTCCCGCCGGAGATGATAGGGAGGAGCAGGGACTACGTGATAGACAAATACACCGGAAAGAAGGCAGTGAAGGCGAAGCTCGAGAAGCTCGGAATAAAGGTGGACGACGACACGCTGATGAAGATACTAGAAGAGATAAAGAGGAGCAACTTAAGGTTCCTCACCGACGACGCGTTGATAAGCATCGCTGAGAAGGTGAGCGGCAAGGTGCTCAGGCCCAAGGCGACGGAGAACGTGGAGGCGGTGGTCTGGGTGAAGGTGGACAGCAACGCCTTTACGGGCTCGGTGGCCCGGAGGCTGAGCAACATAGAGGGCGTTAAGGAGGTTTCCGAAGTAACTGGCGACTATGACTTGCTAGTGAGGATAGAGGCCCCAGACCACAAAGTGCTAAATACCATACTGGACACCGTGAGGGGCATGAAGGGTATAGTAGGTACCCACACCCAAATAGTCCTCAAGAAGCTCGAGAAGTGA
- a CDS encoding TatD family hydrolase, translated as MPVADAHTHSNPVKGLGMSKIAPKFKEAGGWFLALVGLSPWHYDLEPTLDGYEKTLKKTLEEARRARESGLKVKTLFGFHPADVDKLAGSMEPEKVLEFGLKVLDIVEKYLKEGLLDGIGEVGRQHYKTNPVSVVISELIMNSAIERAKDYGAVVHLHLEQGGKVTAIDIKKRVESLSAPPHKVVVHHARGKSLAAAVEEGLVATVPGVKGSLERAISLPPNYMVESDHIDDPKRPGVVVYPWEMAKNQLELLREGKVDEEYLWKLNVDNVVKVFGVTPP; from the coding sequence GTGCCCGTAGCCGACGCCCACACCCACTCTAACCCCGTCAAGGGCTTGGGGATGTCTAAGATAGCGCCCAAGTTCAAGGAGGCCGGAGGGTGGTTCCTCGCGCTGGTGGGCCTCAGCCCTTGGCACTACGACCTCGAGCCCACCCTAGACGGGTACGAGAAGACCCTCAAGAAGACCTTGGAAGAGGCGAGGAGGGCCAGGGAAAGCGGCTTAAAGGTGAAGACGCTGTTCGGCTTCCACCCCGCCGACGTGGACAAACTCGCGGGCTCGATGGAGCCCGAAAAGGTGTTGGAGTTCGGCTTGAAGGTCTTAGATATAGTAGAGAAGTATTTGAAAGAGGGGCTCTTGGACGGCATAGGCGAGGTAGGGAGACAGCACTACAAGACCAACCCAGTATCCGTAGTGATCTCAGAACTAATAATGAACAGCGCGATAGAGAGGGCAAAGGACTACGGGGCAGTGGTACACCTACACTTGGAACAGGGAGGGAAGGTCACGGCAATAGACATAAAGAAGAGGGTCGAGAGCCTCTCGGCGCCCCCGCACAAGGTGGTCGTGCACCACGCCAGGGGCAAGAGCTTGGCGGCGGCCGTGGAGGAGGGCTTGGTCGCGACCGTGCCTGGGGTAAAGGGCAGCTTGGAGAGGGCGATTTCCTTGCCCCCCAACTACATGGTCGAGAGCGATCACATAGACGACCCGAAGAGGCCCGGAGTAGTGGTCTACCCGTGGGAGATGGCGAAGAACCAGCTGGAGCTCTTGCGCGAGGGCAAGGTGGACGAGGAGTACTTGTGGAAGCTCAACGTAGACAACGTCGTCAAAGTTTTCGGCGTAACCCCGCCCTAA
- a CDS encoding RNA ligase — MEYKGAKYIHLKKGKWGGKGSVIIYYKGDVGVVPGYPSIQRLVLLSKVPHYFPEGVSVEEKMNGYNVRVVKVGGEVFAVTRGGYLCPYTNARLKSVYGEELSSLLDELPPGSFVAGEVVGTENPYVRVEYPEAPKFDYFIFDIFVREGDGWRQMPVEERHELVRRHGLRGVRLLGTFRPDESVSKIKEIVDRFDAEGREGVVLKDPLYKRPPAKYTGSFTNIGDIEQGMKYPFDEGKDYLFPRIVREMFKVFEEGLAGRKLEERALWLGRAILAPAVEAVKAVAEGRPLHEDFVLRFPTEGDLEDYLDYVRQLGVKVTVLEKWEEGGWVVVKVRKFKRSPDVIESMLRTGRTPLD; from the coding sequence GTGGAGTACAAGGGGGCGAAGTACATACACCTCAAGAAGGGTAAGTGGGGCGGCAAGGGCTCAGTAATCATCTACTACAAGGGGGACGTGGGCGTAGTGCCGGGCTACCCTTCGATACAGAGGCTCGTGCTTCTCTCCAAGGTCCCCCATTACTTCCCAGAGGGGGTTTCCGTGGAGGAAAAGATGAACGGGTACAACGTCAGGGTAGTCAAGGTCGGCGGAGAGGTCTTCGCCGTAACGAGGGGAGGTTACCTCTGCCCCTACACCAACGCGAGGCTCAAGAGCGTGTACGGGGAGGAGTTGAGCTCGCTGTTGGACGAGCTCCCGCCCGGGAGCTTCGTGGCCGGCGAGGTGGTGGGGACGGAGAACCCCTACGTAAGGGTAGAGTATCCAGAGGCGCCGAAGTTCGACTACTTCATCTTCGACATCTTCGTGAGGGAGGGAGACGGGTGGAGGCAGATGCCGGTCGAGGAGAGGCACGAGCTGGTGAGGAGGCACGGGCTCCGGGGGGTTAGGCTGTTGGGGACCTTCCGGCCCGACGAGTCTGTGAGCAAGATAAAGGAGATCGTCGACCGCTTCGACGCCGAGGGGAGGGAAGGGGTGGTGCTGAAGGACCCCTTGTACAAGAGGCCCCCCGCGAAGTACACGGGCTCCTTCACCAACATAGGGGACATAGAGCAAGGCATGAAGTACCCGTTCGACGAAGGGAAGGACTACTTATTCCCCAGGATAGTTAGGGAGATGTTCAAGGTGTTTGAAGAGGGACTGGCCGGGCGGAAGCTGGAGGAGAGGGCCCTCTGGCTTGGGCGCGCCATCTTGGCGCCGGCCGTCGAGGCGGTCAAGGCCGTCGCCGAGGGGAGGCCCCTCCACGAGGACTTCGTCCTGCGCTTCCCCACGGAGGGGGACCTAGAGGACTACTTGGACTACGTTAGGCAGTTGGGGGTGAAGGTAACCGTGTTAGAAAAGTGGGAGGAGGGAGGCTGGGTCGTAGTTAAGGTAAGGAAGTTTAAGCGGAGCCCGGACGTTATAGAGTCCATGTTGAGGACCGGGAGGACCCCGCTAGACTAG
- a CDS encoding amidohydrolase family protein, whose translation MLCNAPLEEGPEARAMFVDTHFHLSWSARSKIDLNLKDCKSVEEVLLRVRREAERGGTYKGWVVGTLLPLKLARSLDRFALDEASPEVPVSLATRDGHMAVANTKALKLGGVSCEDEGAECEDGKLTGRLYESAMRKLRRVIPDPDTMLLYKAFKAVLDELKDGGVVEVHSMTSRWLEMEIVNKIKHDVKVYHYVRTETYIPGAVGVKLFVDGVIVHGTAMTEGKGRLYVPLERLVAWIKKGKEEGFQVAVHVMGDEALDVVLKAFKLAGSPKRVLRIEHAALVRDDQLEPLAEAGVPVSVQPGIMEAVGVEEFKRILGNRWKEFMRVKDMLEAGVRVYGGSDHPVGPWRFEEIKKYYKLLWRPPSEEEVLKLHTSGHEMVEG comes from the coding sequence ATGCTTTGTAACGCTCCTCTAGAGGAGGGCCCGGAAGCGCGAGCGATGTTTGTGGACACCCACTTCCACTTGTCGTGGAGCGCCCGCTCCAAGATAGACCTAAACTTGAAGGACTGTAAATCCGTTGAGGAGGTCCTCCTCAGGGTTAGGAGGGAGGCCGAGAGGGGAGGCACCTATAAGGGCTGGGTCGTGGGCACGCTCCTCCCCTTGAAATTGGCTAGGTCCTTGGATAGGTTCGCTCTGGACGAGGCGTCCCCGGAGGTGCCCGTTTCCCTAGCTACTAGGGACGGCCACATGGCCGTTGCGAACACCAAGGCGTTGAAGTTGGGAGGGGTGAGCTGCGAGGACGAGGGGGCGGAGTGCGAGGACGGGAAGCTCACCGGGAGGCTCTACGAGAGCGCTATGAGGAAGTTGAGGCGCGTAATACCGGACCCGGACACGATGCTTTTGTACAAAGCGTTCAAGGCGGTGCTGGACGAGCTGAAGGATGGAGGGGTGGTAGAGGTACACAGCATGACCTCGAGGTGGCTGGAAATGGAGATAGTTAATAAAATAAAACACGACGTCAAGGTGTATCACTACGTGAGGACTGAGACCTACATACCGGGGGCCGTCGGGGTGAAGCTCTTCGTGGACGGCGTTATAGTCCACGGCACGGCTATGACTGAAGGTAAGGGGAGGCTCTACGTCCCCTTGGAGAGGCTGGTCGCTTGGATAAAGAAGGGCAAGGAAGAGGGCTTCCAAGTGGCGGTCCACGTGATGGGCGACGAGGCCTTGGACGTGGTCTTGAAGGCTTTCAAGCTCGCCGGGTCTCCTAAGAGGGTCTTGAGGATAGAGCACGCCGCGCTGGTCAGGGACGACCAGCTGGAGCCCTTGGCGGAGGCCGGCGTGCCGGTGTCCGTACAGCCCGGCATAATGGAGGCCGTGGGGGTGGAGGAGTTCAAGAGGATCCTCGGCAACCGCTGGAAGGAGTTCATGAGGGTTAAGGACATGCTCGAAGCGGGGGTGAGGGTCTACGGCGGCAGCGACCACCCCGTGGGGCCGTGGAGGTTCGAGGAGATAAAAAAGTACTACAAGCTCTTGTGGAGGCCCCCCTCAGAGGAGGAGGTGCTAAAGCTCCACACCTCCGGCCACGAAATGGTAGAGGGATGA
- a CDS encoding 3-isopropylmalate dehydratase small subunit codes for MTGAIRAKAIKVGDNIDTDVIIPGRYLIYTDPETLGKHCFEPIMPDFYQRSKELGGVIVVAGKNFGMGSSREQAVVALKGAGVKAVVAESFARIFYRNCINQGLPAVAVKGISEAVEEGDEVEVDLEGGKVRVYDKEGNLKKEFDVPKLPPSLLEILESGGLVPYLKKRLAVEGK; via the coding sequence GTGACCGGAGCTATAAGGGCGAAGGCCATTAAGGTGGGCGACAACATAGACACGGACGTCATAATTCCGGGGCGTTACTTGATCTATACTGACCCCGAAACTCTGGGCAAGCACTGCTTCGAGCCGATAATGCCGGACTTCTACCAGCGCAGCAAGGAGCTGGGCGGCGTCATAGTCGTCGCGGGCAAGAACTTCGGGATGGGGAGCTCCAGGGAGCAAGCCGTTGTGGCCTTAAAGGGCGCCGGGGTTAAGGCGGTGGTCGCGGAGAGCTTCGCCAGAATATTCTATAGGAACTGCATAAACCAAGGCTTGCCCGCGGTGGCCGTCAAGGGGATAAGCGAGGCGGTGGAAGAGGGGGACGAGGTCGAGGTAGACCTAGAGGGAGGGAAGGTGAGGGTTTACGACAAGGAAGGGAACCTCAAGAAGGAGTTCGACGTCCCCAAGCTCCCCCCGAGCTTACTGGAGATCTTGGAGAGCGGGGGCTTGGTCCCCTACCTTAAGAAGAGGTTGGCGGTGGAGGGCAAATGA
- a CDS encoding alcohol dehydrogenase catalytic domain-containing protein — MRAVKFRGDLVVEETPIPPVPKDHVLVKVKLASVSPLERGLERGNIWVEPERVLGLEGFGNVLEAGVEVEEEEGKEVLINSYFDGILGVTRDGTLAEYVVVPKESLAEAPDVPDYAKALASAGALALKIAELTSDKKTLLVGSGLTNVLASYKLSWELPLLPWGREISFDLNYYPTTASACTQEWDAVVVSVPEASALDTAAMCVKEGGTVYLHPLVDYSKHVFAGKKLEVVPLTPGDLVEGARLVASLPTKYLRELVEEVNELEEALTSSFSRSLVRPDAL, encoded by the coding sequence ATGAGGGCCGTCAAGTTCCGAGGGGACTTGGTCGTCGAAGAGACGCCCATTCCCCCCGTCCCGAAGGACCACGTCCTCGTAAAGGTGAAGTTAGCCTCGGTCTCCCCCTTGGAGAGGGGCCTGGAAAGGGGCAACATCTGGGTGGAGCCCGAGCGCGTGTTGGGGCTGGAGGGCTTCGGCAACGTCTTGGAGGCGGGCGTAGAGGTGGAGGAGGAAGAGGGGAAGGAGGTCTTAATAAACAGCTACTTCGACGGCATACTGGGGGTGACCAGGGACGGCACCTTGGCGGAGTACGTAGTGGTGCCCAAGGAGTCCTTAGCGGAGGCCCCGGACGTGCCGGACTACGCGAAGGCCTTGGCCTCCGCCGGGGCGTTGGCCCTCAAGATAGCTGAGCTCACCTCCGACAAGAAGACCTTGCTCGTCGGCTCGGGCCTAACTAACGTGTTGGCCTCCTACAAGCTCTCTTGGGAGCTCCCGCTGCTCCCTTGGGGGAGGGAGATAAGCTTTGACTTGAACTACTACCCCACCACCGCCTCGGCTTGTACCCAAGAGTGGGACGCCGTGGTGGTCTCGGTCCCGGAGGCCAGCGCGCTCGACACCGCAGCGATGTGCGTAAAGGAGGGGGGAACGGTGTACCTCCACCCCCTCGTGGACTACTCCAAGCACGTGTTCGCAGGCAAGAAGCTCGAGGTGGTCCCCCTGACCCCCGGGGACCTAGTTGAGGGCGCGAGGCTGGTAGCCTCCTTACCCACCAAGTACTTGAGGGAGTTGGTGGAAGAGGTCAACGAGCTGGAGGAGGCGCTCACGTCCTCCTTCTCGAGGAGCTTGGTCAGGCCGGATGCTTTGTAA
- a CDS encoding metal-dependent hydrolase: protein MTTVKLTYFGHSAFHVEVDGVGIAIDPWITNPLSKTTLEDYLKNFKTDLVVITHAHEDHIGDALEIMRRTGAKFFSIHEIYVDLTQKGFQGIGANIGGPAKLDDVAPGLGIALTPATHSSYDKGVPTGAIIFKDGKALVYHAGDTGLFAEMQFIGELYAPKVALLPIGGHYTMDIEQALLATKLLRPEVVVPMHYNTFPPIRADPNEFKQKVESAGLAKVRVMEPGETVTFEF, encoded by the coding sequence GTGACCACGGTTAAGCTGACCTACTTCGGCCACTCCGCCTTCCACGTCGAAGTGGACGGGGTGGGCATTGCCATAGATCCTTGGATAACCAACCCGCTCTCAAAGACCACTCTGGAGGACTATTTAAAGAACTTTAAGACCGACTTGGTCGTGATAACCCACGCCCACGAGGACCACATAGGCGACGCCCTAGAGATAATGAGGAGGACGGGCGCCAAGTTCTTCTCAATACATGAGATATACGTGGACCTAACCCAGAAGGGCTTCCAAGGGATAGGGGCCAACATAGGCGGCCCGGCCAAGCTGGACGACGTGGCTCCGGGCTTGGGGATAGCCCTCACCCCGGCCACCCACTCGAGTTACGACAAGGGGGTGCCCACGGGAGCGATAATTTTCAAGGACGGCAAGGCCTTGGTCTACCACGCCGGCGACACCGGGCTCTTCGCCGAGATGCAGTTCATAGGGGAGCTCTACGCCCCTAAGGTAGCTCTGTTGCCCATAGGGGGGCACTACACTATGGACATAGAGCAGGCCTTGTTGGCTACGAAGCTCTTAAGGCCCGAAGTGGTCGTCCCGATGCACTACAACACCTTCCCGCCGATAAGGGCGGACCCCAACGAGTTCAAGCAGAAGGTCGAGTCAGCGGGACTGGCCAAAGTGAGGGTCATGGAGCCCGGGGAGACGGTGACCTTCGAATTTTAG